One genomic region from Bacillus sp. SLBN-46 encodes:
- the nosD gene encoding nitrous oxide reductase family maturation protein NosD encodes MAAENLQAIIDSLKEGAVLKLENKTYEGNIVITKPLTIIGVKNTVIKGDGTGNVISIKAPHVQLSHLTVTHGSMNRNSSEEYAAIKVYTDNNIVEHIQIRHSFHGIYLSQAHHNKIRYNDIKGLGKGEIAAQGNGLHVYYANDNLLEKNTIEGTRDGMFFEYANNNHSYENNISNTRYGLHYMYSDDNIFKKNIFTMNTGGAAIMNSNHLKLEDNQFIVNYGNQSFGLLLLQANDNYIAHNTFYMNQRGMYIDQATRNIIKGNRVIQNQIGIELWASSNDQTFTLNRISENTIPAVTLGGTGGNNTWSKDGKGNDWGTAFPLTDLNQNGIGDFGVTYHSSLHQLIEDQELTFLFLKSPAIKIYEKINATLTDDEVMFTDPHPLAAEKSSHLPFLLAVIGLLLVVFILLKGRHLLCITFGRNGRKI; translated from the coding sequence ATGGCGGCCGAAAATTTGCAAGCAATCATCGACAGCTTGAAAGAGGGGGCGGTTTTGAAGCTTGAAAATAAAACCTATGAGGGCAATATCGTCATTACCAAACCATTGACCATCATTGGGGTTAAAAATACCGTGATTAAAGGAGACGGAACGGGAAACGTCATTTCCATTAAGGCTCCTCATGTCCAGTTAAGCCATCTAACCGTGACACATGGAAGTATGAACCGAAATTCGAGTGAAGAATATGCGGCCATTAAGGTTTATACCGACAACAATATCGTGGAGCATATCCAAATCCGCCATTCCTTTCACGGGATTTATCTGAGCCAGGCTCACCACAATAAAATCCGCTATAACGATATTAAAGGCCTGGGCAAAGGCGAGATCGCTGCTCAAGGAAACGGCCTGCATGTTTATTACGCTAACGATAATCTCTTAGAGAAAAACACGATTGAAGGCACCCGTGACGGGATGTTCTTCGAATATGCCAACAATAATCACAGCTATGAAAATAACATTAGCAACACACGGTACGGCCTGCATTACATGTATTCCGATGATAATATCTTCAAAAAAAATATTTTTACGATGAATACTGGCGGTGCGGCCATCATGAACTCGAACCATCTGAAACTAGAAGATAATCAATTTATCGTTAACTATGGAAACCAATCGTTTGGCTTATTACTTCTGCAAGCCAATGATAATTATATAGCTCATAACACGTTTTACATGAACCAACGCGGCATGTATATTGACCAGGCAACAAGAAACATCATTAAAGGAAACCGAGTCATTCAAAACCAGATTGGGATTGAACTTTGGGCCAGTTCCAATGACCAAACGTTCACCCTAAACCGAATCTCAGAAAATACCATTCCTGCGGTCACCCTAGGGGGAACAGGCGGCAACAATACGTGGAGCAAAGACGGAAAGGGAAATGATTGGGGAACCGCTTTTCCACTTACTGACTTAAACCAAAACGGCATCGGTGACTTTGGGGTAACCTATCACTCTTCTCTCCATCAGCTGATTGAGGACCAGGAATTAACCTTTTTATTTTTAAAAAGCCCAGCCATCAAAATCTATGAAAAAATTAATGCCACTTTGACGGACGACGAAGTCATGTTTACGGACCCACATCCGTTAGCAGCTGAAAAAAGCAGTCATTTACCTTTTCTTCTCGCCGTTATCGGCCTGCTATTGGTGGTTTTCATTTTACTAAAAGGGAGACATTTACTATGCATTACATTTGGAAGGAATGGAAGGAAAATATAA
- the nosZ gene encoding Sec-dependent nitrous-oxide reductase — MKKWIPIASGLLAGFAAATISFADFSAKTNTEASSTNKSDAEKVYVPFGKKDDYYLFASGGHSGQMFIYGVPSMRHIRTVPVFSPDSATGYGFDEHSKKLMGDYTWGDLHHPAFSETKGDYDGKYMFATDVGNSRAAAMDLKTFTVKDIIKVPNTSGPHCAAFVTENTEYMFLPTRFAVPLGQQYESLDDYSTKYRGVMSAVTFDQNKEKLNIAYQVALPPWSYDLSDAGKKSSADWAVMTTYNTEESTTNLEINASQADRDFIVLFNWKELEKMVKEGKYEDVGGQKMIFPEKQKGGIYLIPVAKSPHGVDVTPDGKRFIASGKLAPTMTVFSFEKAFKAVENKDFSGERNGIPILNYKSVMEREVNPENALGPLHTQFDDKGMAYTTMFISSEIVKWDPNTGKTLDRVPVQYSPGHSVAAEGDTVAPDGKWLIALNKIAKDSYLSVGPSHPESMQLIDISGKMKVIQSAPVNPEPHYAQMIKADKIKTIEVYPKDPKNKDAVYKKDDAKIVRNGNEVHVYGIAMRSKFIFDAKAKRPDVIEVNEGDHVFIHLTNIDFDEDITHGFAINSYNLNMEVQPGQTNTMEFVANKAGTYPLYCTNFCSALHQEMTGYFLVKPKK; from the coding sequence ATGAAAAAATGGATTCCGATTGCATCGGGACTGCTCGCAGGGTTTGCAGCCGCTACGATTTCATTTGCCGATTTTTCAGCAAAAACGAACACGGAAGCTTCTTCAACCAATAAGAGCGACGCAGAAAAGGTGTATGTTCCATTCGGTAAAAAAGATGATTATTACTTATTTGCATCTGGAGGTCACTCTGGACAAATGTTCATTTACGGAGTGCCGTCCATGCGTCATATCAGAACCGTTCCGGTATTCTCGCCAGATTCTGCAACCGGCTATGGCTTTGATGAGCATTCAAAAAAATTAATGGGTGACTACACTTGGGGTGACCTTCACCATCCAGCGTTCTCTGAAACAAAGGGTGACTACGATGGTAAATACATGTTTGCGACAGATGTCGGTAATAGCCGTGCGGCCGCAATGGATTTAAAAACCTTTACCGTAAAGGACATTATTAAAGTGCCAAATACGAGCGGACCACACTGTGCGGCCTTCGTAACCGAAAATACAGAGTACATGTTCCTGCCTACTCGGTTCGCTGTACCGCTAGGTCAACAATATGAATCGCTTGATGACTACAGCACAAAATACCGCGGCGTGATGTCAGCTGTTACCTTTGATCAAAACAAAGAAAAGCTAAATATTGCTTATCAGGTTGCTCTGCCACCTTGGTCCTATGACCTTTCCGACGCTGGTAAAAAGAGCTCTGCTGATTGGGCTGTTATGACTACTTACAATACAGAAGAGTCAACAACAAACCTTGAAATTAATGCATCACAAGCTGACCGTGATTTTATTGTTCTTTTTAACTGGAAAGAGCTTGAGAAAATGGTCAAGGAAGGAAAATACGAGGATGTTGGCGGACAAAAGATGATCTTCCCTGAGAAACAAAAGGGTGGTATTTACTTAATTCCGGTTGCCAAATCTCCACATGGTGTGGACGTTACACCAGATGGGAAACGCTTCATTGCTTCAGGAAAGTTAGCACCAACAATGACCGTATTCTCGTTTGAAAAAGCTTTTAAAGCAGTAGAAAACAAAGACTTCTCTGGTGAAAGAAATGGGATTCCAATCCTTAATTACAAATCCGTCATGGAACGAGAAGTGAATCCAGAAAACGCACTTGGACCACTTCATACTCAATTTGATGACAAAGGCATGGCCTATACAACCATGTTCATATCTTCTGAAATCGTTAAATGGGACCCTAACACTGGTAAAACACTAGACCGTGTACCTGTTCAGTATTCTCCAGGGCACTCTGTTGCAGCAGAAGGTGACACAGTGGCACCCGACGGAAAATGGCTCATTGCTCTGAATAAGATTGCGAAAGACAGCTACTTGTCTGTCGGACCTTCACACCCTGAATCTATGCAGTTAATTGACATCAGCGGCAAGATGAAGGTAATTCAATCAGCACCAGTAAACCCTGAACCACACTATGCTCAAATGATTAAGGCAGATAAGATTAAAACCATTGAAGTGTATCCAAAGGATCCAAAAAATAAGGACGCTGTATACAAAAAAGATGATGCAAAAATTGTTCGTAATGGAAACGAAGTCCATGTATATGGAATTGCCATGAGGTCAAAATTCATCTTCGATGCAAAAGCCAAACGTCCAGATGTGATTGAAGTAAATGAAGGCGACCATGTGTTCATCCATCTAACCAATATCGACTTCGATGAGGACATTACGCACGGATTTGCTATCAACAGCTATAACTTAAACATGGAAGTACAGCCAGGTCAGACCAATACTATGGAATTTGTCGCGAACAAAGCAGGGACTTACCCACTTTATTGCACAAACTTCTGCTCAGCCTTACACCAAGAAATGACCGGTTACTTCTTAGTTAAGCCTAAAAAATAA
- a CDS encoding cytochrome C, translating to MNKAILSFVISALLGFGLGYLVFGVIMGTSEQPSQTAQTETKATTETKEESTAAKETSSAVSEDNILNKKGCLGCHSVEALNLKGGAVGPDLSQAFVNVEGKHGKPIEEFLKQPTSAVMSGVIGKSPLTDDERKQVLDLLKQASEAK from the coding sequence ATGAATAAGGCAATTTTAAGCTTCGTCATAAGCGCATTACTTGGCTTTGGTCTTGGCTACCTAGTTTTCGGCGTCATTATGGGCACTTCTGAACAGCCATCACAAACAGCCCAAACAGAAACAAAGGCCACAACCGAAACCAAAGAAGAAAGTACTGCTGCTAAAGAAACAAGCAGTGCTGTTAGCGAAGACAATATCCTTAATAAAAAAGGATGCCTGGGCTGCCACAGTGTTGAAGCTCTTAATTTAAAAGGTGGTGCAGTTGGACCAGACCTTTCACAGGCATTTGTTAACGTTGAAGGTAAGCATGGCAAGCCAATTGAAGAATTCCTGAAACAACCAACATCAGCTGTTATGTCAGGCGTCATTGGTAAAAGTCCACTAACAGATGATGAACGGAAGCAAGTATTAGACCTTCTGAAACAAGCATCTGAAGCAAAATAA
- a CDS encoding Crp/Fnr family transcriptional regulator yields the protein MSQSDCLKDLHLSVYQEGKHIDLLRKIIIFKDLSPKSLQVIEKRIQTFTFKKGTRIISEDEIARGVYFVRLGAVKLTKQDENGNEIIVCVKQKGDVFAEAGLFTHKTAKYPATATMLQDGEILFLDKLELERDLYNEPELAMQMIRYMSDSLREMTSQLRDVALLDVYAKTVKTLERLGEKFNTERGRWDIEIPLTVQEFATVVGTTRESVSRVFSKLKKEGVIDLKSRKIVILDWCGLCTLLHRDY from the coding sequence GTGAGTCAGTCGGATTGTTTAAAGGATCTACATTTATCGGTTTATCAAGAGGGAAAGCATATCGATCTATTGCGGAAAATTATCATCTTTAAGGATTTATCGCCTAAATCTCTGCAAGTCATTGAAAAACGGATTCAGACTTTTACCTTTAAAAAAGGGACCAGGATTATTTCAGAGGATGAGATTGCAAGAGGGGTTTATTTCGTCCGTTTGGGCGCGGTGAAGCTGACAAAGCAGGATGAGAACGGCAATGAAATCATCGTATGTGTGAAGCAAAAAGGGGATGTGTTTGCTGAGGCGGGTTTGTTTACGCATAAAACGGCTAAGTATCCGGCAACGGCCACGATGCTGCAGGACGGGGAGATTCTGTTCTTGGATAAGCTGGAATTAGAGAGGGATTTATATAATGAACCTGAGCTTGCGATGCAAATGATTCGTTATATGAGTGATAGTTTAAGGGAGATGACGTCTCAGTTAAGAGATGTTGCCTTGTTGGATGTGTATGCAAAAACGGTGAAGACTCTCGAACGGCTTGGGGAGAAGTTTAACACCGAGAGAGGCAGATGGGATATTGAGATTCCTTTGACTGTTCAGGAGTTTGCGACAGTGGTTGGAACAACCCGGGAAAGCGTCAGCCGCGTGTTTTCGAAGTTGAAGAAAGAAGGAGTAATTGACTTAAAATCTAGAAAAATTGTTATTTTGGATTGGTGCGGTCTTTGTACACTGCTGCATCGGGATTATTAA